DNA from Castellaniella sp. MT123:
TAGGTCGCACCCTCGAAGGCGCGCCTGGCGGTGCCCTTGCGGATCACGTCCACCATGGCATCCTGAACGACCTTCAGATACGCTGGCTTGAGCGGAATCGTGTACTGGGGTCCCACCACCGGATACGTAAAGTGGCCCGTCACCGGATTGATGATGCGCCGCACCAGATGGGGCTTCATGTAGACGCCGTCGTTGGCCAGCACAGCGGTCGCCTGCGCCAGCTGCAGCAGTGTGAACGCGTTGTAGCCCTGCCCCACCGTCACGGATACGGTCTCGCCCCGGAACCAGTGCTGCTGCGCGGGTTTCTTGTATGCCTTGCGCTTCCACTCGCGCGAAGGCAGCACGCCGCGCCGCTCGCCGTCCAGGTCGATGCCGGTAATCTGGCCGAACCCGAACTGCTTGCTGAAATCATGCAGGGCATCCACATCCATCAGGGCCCCCAGCGAAAAGAAGTACGTGTCCGAAGACACCATGATCGCCTTGTGCATGTTGGTGGGTCCGTAGGCCGCGCCACCCGCATTGCGGAATTTCTGTCCGGCCAACTCGAAATACCCCGGATCCGGAATCAGGTCCTGCGGTCCACGCAGGCCCATTTCCAGGGCGGCCAGAGCCACGAACGGCTTGTAGGTCGAACCAATCGGGTATGTACCGTACAACGGACGATTGATGAGTGGATGATCCGGCGAATCGTTGAGTTTGCGCCAGTTCTCGACGTCGATCCCGTCCACGAACAGATTCGGGTCGAAAGACGGAGAAGACACGAATGCCAGCACCTCGCCGGTGTGCGGCGCGATCGCAACCAGCGCGCCTCGCCGGCCGGCGAATTGGGCCTCGGCGAGCTTCTCCAGACCCTCATCCAGGGAGAGTTCCAGATTGGAGCCCGGGATCGGGTCGGTGCGGCTGAGTTCACGCACGGGCCGGCCTGTGGCGGTCACTTCGAGTTCCTCGACCCCGGTGCGCCCATGCAAGGCCTTTTCCCAGGTCTTCTCGATGCCCTTTTTACCCATGACCAGGGTGCCGCGGTAATTGCCTTCCTGGCTGGTTTCCTCCAGGTGCTGTTGGTCCGCCTCGGAAATGCGGCCGACGAAACCCAGCACGTGAGCGGCGGACTCGTGCTCCGGATAGGACCGCACCCAGCGGGCCTGAAGGCTCACGCCAGGGAACTCGAACGCATGCACGGCAAACCAGGACGCCTCGATATCGCTGAGATTGTTGCGCAGCAGCACCGGCGCATAGCGACCACTTTGCTGGTAGAGCCGCAGAAATTTGCGCTGGTCGCTATCGCTGATGTAGACGAGTTCCCGCAAGCGGTTCAGCAGGTCCTCGAGCTTGCCCTTGACCTGCGCTCGCGTCACCAGCAGCGTGTAGTCGCGCTGGTTGGTGGCCAGTACCTGGCCATGACGATCCGTAATCTGCCCGCGCTGGGGCGGAATCGGCACGATCGTGATGCGGTTCTGTTCAGCGCGTGCCGACAGATTGTCATAGCGGATGACCTGCAGATACCACAGGCGCCCCGCCAGCAGCAGCAGGCACACCAAGGCAAAAAGCCCCGCCACCCAGGCTCGCAACAGCACCGTCTGGCGCTGACGCAGGCCGGTCTTGCGGAACTCGAACATGCCGCGCCGTCAGACCGCGCCCACATCGTCGCCGTCGAGACGGCGCTGTGGCAGCAGCAAAAGCACGTCGGCCAGAGGCCACAGGAGTCCGGTGATAAGCGCCGACCAGAGCCAGTCCCAACCCACCCATTGGCCATTGAGCCAGGCGCCCAGCAGCCGCGGAACGAGAGCGGCCACCACCAGCACCGGGATGATGTGCAGTGTCTGCACCAAGATGCCGAAATGTTCCAGACGACGTTGCAGACGCAGGACCCCATAGGTAGCCAGCACGTAGGACAAGGCATGCAGCCCCAGCAGCCCGGTATCATGCACGTCCATCAGCAGCCCCAGGACGAATGCGGTCGTCAGCCCCACCCGGCTCGGCTCGTGCAGGCACCAGAAGGCCAGCACCAGCACCAGCACGTCGGGCACGGGTTGCCACAGCCGCCAGGGCAGCAATGACGCCATCCACACCAGCAGTAGCGACCCCCAGACCAGCCACGCGGACGAAGGACGATGGAAAGGCGCCGCATCAACCGGCTGCAAAGCCATAAGCGAGGAATTTCGCGCCGGCCGCCTAGTTGTCGCCAAGGGCATGGGCCACCTCATCGGGTTTGAGCGCCTTCGAGACATCCACACGCAGCACCAGGAAATGGCGGTAGCGTTCCGGGTGCGACAGCGGCTCGGCGATAGCCATCGCGAAACCCGTGCCCGGATCCCGATCGACCTTCTGGATTTTCCCGACGGACAGCCCGGCCGGAAACAAGCCACCGATCCCGCTGGTCACCAGGGAATCCCCCGGCTGTACATCCATGTTTTCCGTCAGGTAGCGGACTTCGAGCTTGCCGACCTCGTCGCTGCCGAATGCAATCAGGCGCAGCCCGTTGCGCAGCACCTGGACGGGAATGGAGACCTGGTCGTCGATCAGCAGCGCGGCTTCGGAAGTGAACGGCGTGACGCGCATGATCTGACCGACCACCCCACCCTCGTCGATGACGGGCATGCCTGGTGCGATGCCCGCTTCCGACCCCTTGTTGAAGATCAGTCTGTGGCTGAAGGCATTGGGCGGTACGTAGAACACTTCCACCGCCACGGACCGCTGAGAAATCGATTCGGACACGTTCAGCAGCCGGCGCAACTGCTCGTTTTCCGTGGTCAGTTGGGCGGCATGCGTCACCAGCTGGGCCATCTCGATCTGCTGGCGGCGCAAGGCGTCCTGCTCTTCGCGCGCCAGGGTGGCCGCATGCGACCAGCTGTCCACATATTCGAGCGCATCCCGCGGTGCCAGGACGACCCGCTGGAACGGATAGATCACCATCGAGACCGCCTGGCGCACCCGGCCGAGGACCGGCCAGTGCGCATCGGTCACGATCAGCGCCAGGCACACTACCAGCAGCAGGACCAGGCGGACTTCCACGCTGGGCCCACGCTTGAAGAGCCTTAGCGTTCCCGGTTCACGCATGACGAATAAGCAGCGATTGCCACCCGATCAATCCGGTCAGTCGTAAATGAAAACCCCGCCCAGACGCTCGAGGTGTTCCAGTGCCTCGCCGCAGCCCCGCACCACGCAGGTCAGGGGGTCTTCGGCGACCACCACAGGCAGGCCGGTTTCTTCTTGCAACAGGCGGTCCAGATCATGCAGCAGCGCACCGCCGCCGGTCAGGGCGATGCCCTTGTCGGTGATGTCGGCACCCAATTCCGGCGGCGTCTGCTCGAGTGCGGTTTTCACCGCCGAGACGATCTGGTTGAGCGGATCAGTCAGGGATTCCAGGATCTCGTTGGACGATACCGTGAAGCTGCGCGGCACCCCTTCGGACAGGTTGCGGCCCTTGACCTCGATCTCGCGGATCTCGGACCCCGGAAACGCGGACCCGATTTCTTTTTTGATCAGTTCGGCGGTGGGTTCGCCGATCAGCATGCCGTAATTGCGCCGGATGTAATTTATGATGGCTTCATCGAATTTATCGCCACCCACCCGGACGGAGCCCTTGTAGACCATGCCGCCCAGGGAAATCACGGCAACCTCGGTGGTGCCCCCGCCGATGTCCACGACCATCGAGCCGCTGGCATCGGACACCGCCAGACCCGCCCCGATGGCGGCGGCCATGGGTTCCTCGATCAGATAGACCTGGCTGGCGCCGGCGCCCAGCGCGGACTCGCGGATGGCGCGGCGCTCGACCTGGGTCGAGCCGCAGGGCACGCAGACGATGATGCGCGGGCTGGGGGCCAGCATGCTGCGCGGATGCACCATGCGGATGAACTGCTTGAGCATCTGCTCGGTGACGGTGAAGTCGGCGATCACGCCGTCCTTCATGGGACGGATGGCTTCGATGTTGCCCGGCACGCGGCCCAGCATCTGCTTGGCCTCTCGGCCAACGGCCTGGATGATTTTCTTGCCGTTGGGGCCGCCGTCGTGGCGGATGGCGACGACCGACGGTTCATCGAGCACGATGCCCTTGCTGCGGACATAGATCAGCGTATTTGCCGTGCCGAGGTCGATCGCCATATCGCTGGAGAAATAGCTGCGTAGGAATCCGAACATGGGCGCACTAATAAAATAGGGGGAGGGAGATTCTTCCGCGCGAGAGACCGGGGCGCCGTCTGCATCAGACCGCCAGCACAGCGGCACAGGCCGAGCAAGCCGCATGGAATCGGTAATGATAACTTATAATCCTCAATGGACATGCCTCGAATTGAGGGAAAAGTTTTGCAAAACTGGCGCTTTTACCCACCACGGACACATCCGCACACATTCATCCGGCTGCCAGTCCATGGCAGCCTCTCCGGCACGACGACATGGCACTCACCGAACAGGACATCACCCGGCTCGCACGACTCTCGGGCCTGCGGCTGGAATCCGACGACCAACAACGCGCCCAGCAGGAACTGACCCGCATCCTGGGACTGATCGAGGAACTGCAGGCTGTGGACACCACGGGCATCGAACCCATGGCGCACCCCCTGGCCGCCCACCAGGATATCGCGCTGCGGCTGCGCGACGACCAGGCCGACCCGGCCCAGTCCACCGAACAGCGCGACGCCTGCCTGACCAACGCGCCGGCCCCGCACCAGGGGCTGTTCCTCGTGCCCACCGTCATCGAATGATGCCATGACCCAGCTTTCCGAATTTCACAGTATCCAGGCGTTGGGCGATGCCCTGCGCAGCCGCCGCGTCAGCGCCGTCGAACTGGCCACCGATGCCCTGCGGGCCGTCCGCACGCACGCCGATCCCAACGTCTTCCTGCACGTCGACGACAACCTGACGCTGGAACAGGCCCGGTCGGCCGACCAGGCGCTGGCGGGCGGCAACGCGGGCCCGCTCACCGGCATCCCCATTGCGCACAAGGACCTGTTCGTCACGCGCGGCTGGCGCACCACGGCCGCCAGCCGGATGCTCGCCGATTACGTCAGCCCATTCGACGCCACCGTCGTCGACCACCTGCGCCAGGCGGGCACGGTGTCGCTGGGCAAGCTCAGTTGCGACGAATTCGCCATGGGCTCAGGCAACGAAAATTCCGCCTTCGGCCCGGTACGCAATCCCTGGGATACCGACCGTATCCCGGGTGGATCGTCGGGCGGCTCCGCCGCCGCCGTGGCCGCCGGCCTGGTACTGGGCGCCACCGGCACCGACACCGGGGGCTCGGTGCGCCAGCCCGCCGCCTACTGCGGGGTCAGCGGTATCAAACCCACCTACGGCACGGTCTCGCGCTACGGCATCATTGCCTACGCCTCCAGCCTGGACCAGGCGGGGCCGCTGGCGCGCAGCGCGCGCGACCTGGTGCCGCTGCTCGATGCCATGAGCGGCTTCGATCCCCAGGACTCCACCAGCCTGGAATCCTGCGACGGCCGCCCCAATGCCACCGGCCGCATCCAGGCCGACTTCGATGCGGCCCAGGCGGCGTTCCAGGCCGCCGGCACACAACCCCTGAAGGGCCTGCGTATCGGGGTGCCGCGCGAATTTTTCAACGAAGGCCTGGCGCCGGCCGTCGGTGCCGCCATTGAATCCGCGCTGCGGGCATTCGAGTCCCTGGGGGCCGTCCGGGTGAACATTTCACTCCCCCGCACCCGGCTGTCCATCCCTGCCTACTACGTGATCGCACCGGCCGAGGCTTCCAGCAACCTGTCGCGCTACGACGGCGTACGCTACGGCCATCGCGCCGCCCAATACACCGACCTGTTCGACATGACCAGCCGGTCGCGTTCCGAAGGGTTCGGCGACGAAGTCCGCCGCCGTATCCTGGTGGGTACTTACGTGTTGTCCCACGGCTATTACGACGCCTACTACCTGCAGGCACAGCGCGTGCGGCGCATGATCGTCGATGACTTCCAGCGCGCCCTGGCCCAGGACTGCGACGTCATCATGGGTCCGGTCACCCCCGACGTGGCACGCCGCATCGGCGACAACCGCCAGGACCCGATCGCCGACTGGCTGAGCGACATCTACACCCTGGGCGTGAGCCTGGCAGGGCTGCCCGGCATGTCCATCCCCTGCGGCTTCGGCGGCGAATCAGGCCGCCTGCCCATCGGACTGCAGATCGTCGGCCGCTATTTCGACGAGGGCCGGCTGCTGGCCCTGGCCGACCGCTACCAACAAGTCACCGACTGGCACCAACGCACACCGGAACACGCATAATGGATTGGGAAATCGTCATCGGGCTGGAAACCCACGCCCAGCTGTCCACACAGTCGAAAATCTTTTCCCGCAGCAGCACGCGGTTCGGTGCCGAGCCCAATACCCAGGCCAACGCCGTGGACATGGCCCTGCCGGGCTCGCTGCCGGCCATGAACCGGGGCGCGGTCGAACGCGCCATTCGGTTCGGCCTGGCGATCGGCGCCCAGGTGGCACACCGTTCGGTATTCGCCCGGAAAAACTATTTCTACCCCGACCTGCCGAAAAACTACCAGATCAGTCAGTTCGAGCTGCCTATTGTGATCGGCGGACAGCTGTCCTTCTTCGTGGGCGAACAGGAACACACGATCAACCTGACCCGCGCCCATCTGGAAGAAGACGCCGGCAAGTCCCTGCATGAACATTTCACGGGCCCACACGGGGAATCCTCCAGCGGCATCGACCTGAACCGCGCCGGCACACCACTGCTGGAAATCGTGACCGAGCCCGAAATGCGCTCGGCGGCCGAAGCCGTGGCCTATGCCCGCACCCTGCACGGCCTGGTGGTCTGGCTGGGCATCTGCGACGGCAACATGCAGGAAGGTTCCTTCCGCTGTGATGCGAATGTCTCGGTGCGCCCACGCGGGCAGGTGGAATTCGGCACGCGCTGCGAGATCAAGAACCTCAATTCCTTCCGCTTCCTGGAACGCGCGATTCAGTACGAAGTCCGCCGCCAGATCGAACTGATCGAAGACGGCGGCAAAGTCATACAACAGACGCGCCTGTATGATCCGGACCGGGATGAGACCCGCGCCATGCGCACCAAGGAAGACTCGGACGACTACCGCTACTTCCCCGACCCCGACCTGCCCCCGCTGATCGTCTCACCCGAATGGATCGAGCAGGTGCGCGCTGCGATGCCGGAACTGCCCGCCGCCAAGCGGGCCCGCTTCGAATCCGACCTGGGCCTGAGCGCCTACGATGCGGCCCAGCTGACGCTGCACCGTGCCGTCGCCGATTATTTCGAAACCACCGCGCAGGCCCTGCCGGCCGGTCAGGCGAAACTGGCTGCCAACTGGATCCTGGGCGAACTGTCCGCGGCGCTGAACCGGGACGGTCTGGAGATCATCCAGTCGCCGGTGCCCCCCGCAAGGCTGGCGGCATTGATCGCCCGCATCCTGGATGGCACGATTTCCACGAAGATCGCCCGCGACGTGTTCGCGGCCATGTGGGCGGGGGAATCCGGCGGCGATCCCGACGCGATCATCGAGGCCAGGGGCCTGCGCCAGATCAGCGACACCGGGGCCATCGAAGCCATGATCGATCAGGTACTGACGGCCAATCCCGCCATCGTCGAGGAATACCGCGCAGGCAAACAGAAAGCCTTCAATTCGCTGGTGGGTCAGGTTATGAAGGCCGCGCGCGGCAAGGCGAACCCCCAACAGGTCAACGACATCTTGCTGCGAAAACTCGGCTGAGACAGACCGCGCCGGGTGCGCCGCATCCGGCCGGCAAGCCCGTCGCCGTCAGATACCGTAGCGTTCGCGGTACGCAATGACCGCGTCGCGGTGGGCGATCAGTTCCTGGTCGCCATCCAGCAGCCCGATGACATCGGCCAGCGACGCAATGCTGATCACGGGAATCCCGTAGGTCTGTTCCAGGTCCTGCACGGCGGAATGTTCCGACAGATTGCCCTCCGAGCCCGCGCGTTCCATGCGGTCCATGGCGATCAGCACGGCGGCGGGCTGTGCGCCGGCCGCGCGGATCATCCCCACGGATTCACGCACGGACGTGCCCGCCGTGACCACGTCGTCGATGATCACGACGCGCCCCGCAAGCGGCGCCCCGACCAGCACACCACCCTCGCCATGGTCCTTGGCTTCCTTGCGGTTGAAGGCGAACGGTATGCGGCGCCCCGCCAACACAGGATGTTCAGCCAGAGCCACCGCAGTGGTTGTCGCCAGTGGGATGCCCTTGTATGCCGGCCCGAACAGCATGTCGAATTCCAGCCCGGAATGCACCAGCGCCTCGGCGTAGAACCTGCCCAATCGCCCCACGCAGGCCCCGTCGTTGAACAGGCCCGCATTGAAAAAATAGGGGCTCACACGTCCCGACTTGGTTTTGAACTCACCAAAGCGCAACACCCCGTGTTCCAGAGCGAATCGGATGAAAGCAAGGGCATGCGTGCCGGGCATCATGAGAGATCTCGAATTCGGTAAAGCCGCCATTATCCGACATTTCCCATGCCTGGCTCATGTCGAGCCTGGGAGGCGCATCCATGAGAAAGGATGACAGGCAAGCCGATAATCCATTTTTTTTATACTAAACTGACCTTTGAGGCTTCAAATCAGAAGCAAGTTGGGTACTTTCACTAATCCTGCGGATCCGCGTTCATCATGCGCCAACCTGTCTACTTCATCTGCCATGGCGGCGGCCCCTGGCCCTGGATGCCCGAAATGACGGCTTCCTATGCCGTGCTGACCCAGGCACTGCAGGCAATCCCCGCGACGCTGCCGCAACCGCCCGACGCGATCCTGATGATCTCGGCGCACTGGATCACACGCAACGGGGTGCAGGTCGGCAGCCATCCGCAGCCCGGCATGCTCTATGACTACTACGGTTTTCCGTCGCAGACCTACGACATTCATTACCCTGCGCCGGGATCCCCCCAGGTGGCCGGGCGCGTGCGGTCCCTGCTGACGGACCATCACATCGACATCGCCGAAGATCCCGACCGCGGCTTCGATCACGGCGCTTTTGTGCCTGCCTACGTCATGTACCCGCAGGCCCGGATTCCCATGGTGCAGCTGTCCATCAATGCCGGCTTCGGCCCGGCCTGGCATCATGCGCTGGGGGCGGCGCTGCAGCCCTTGCGGGATGAAAACATCCTGATCGTCGGCAGTGGCCTGAGCTTCCACAATCTGCGTCTGTTTGGCCCCGCAGGACGCCAGCCTTCGGCCCTGTTCGACGCCTGGCTGCATGAAGCGCTGGGCGGGGCGTCCGCCGCCGACCGCCTCAGCCGGCTGGAGCACTGGGCACAGGCCCCTGCGGCACGCATCGCGCATCCGATGGAAGACCACCTCGTGCCCTTGTTCGTCGCCAGCGGCGCGGCGGGCGACGAGCCGGCCAACCGCTTTCACCACGAAACCCAGGCAGCCGGCGGGCTCACCATCTCCAGTTATCGGTTCGGGTAAAACTAGGCCTCGCACGAGGCGCAGCCGTCCATGCGGTACAGTCCGACTTTCGACGAATCACCGGAGCACTCGTGCTACGCATCACCACACTGAACGTCAACGGCATCCGCGCGGCCTTTCGCAAAGGGCTGGCGGACTGGCTGAAGAACCAGAATTCCGACATCGTCTGCCTGCAGGAAATCAAGATCCAGGATACGGATCTGACCGACGAAATGCGTCACCCGGATGGCTACACCGGGCACTTCCACCACGCGGAAAAGAAAGGCTACAGCGGCGTCGGCCTCTATCTGCGCCAGCCCGCCGACGCCATCACGATCGGCATGGGGTCTCCCGAATTCGACGCCGAAGGCCGCATCCTGCGCGCCGACTGGCCTGGACTGAGCGTCATCAGCGCCTATCTGCCCTCCGGATCCAGCGGCGACGAACGCCAGACGGCCAAATACCGGTTCCTGGACCTCTACGAAACCTGGCTCGAAGGCCTGATGCGGGAACATCGCGACACCGGCCGGGAATTCGTCATCTGCGGCGACTGGAACATCGCCCACCACGAGATCGACCTGAAAAACTGGAAGGGCAACCTGAAGAACAGCGGCTTCCTGCCGGAAGAACGCGCCTGGATGACAGCATTGTTTGGCCAGCACGGCTGGGTCGACGTCTATCGACGCCTGCATCCCGATACGACCGGCGAAGCCTACACGTGGTGGAGCAACCGGGGCCAAGCCTGGGCGAAGAACGTCGGGTGGCGCATCGACTATCACGTCGCGACCCCGGGAATCGCCGCGCAGGCGCAAACCGCGACCGTCTACAAGGACGAGCGGTTCAGCGACCACGCGCCATTGACCATCGACTACGCGCGAAATTGATCCGGCAATCCATGCTCCAGGCGCATGGATTGCCTTATAATCGGTTGCAATTGTCATACCCGTCGAAACCGAATTCCTGAACAGGAGACCTTGATGTCGAGTTCCGTTGAGAGCCTGGTGGGCGCCGCGACCGGCCTGCAAAACTACGCCCAGCTGCAAGACAACCAGAACGTGCTGCTGCGCAAGGTCCTGGACAACCAGTCCAATACCGTCATGAGCCTGATCAATTCGGTGCCCAGCGCACCGCAACTGGCCTCCAGCGGGATGGTGGGCACGCAACTGCACGTCACGGCCTGAAAAGCCCGATCTGCGCCCTACCACCAGGGCGCCACCGACAGACTGTAAAAAACCCTGTTTGCG
Protein-coding regions in this window:
- the mrdA gene encoding penicillin-binding protein 2 gives rise to the protein MFEFRKTGLRQRQTVLLRAWVAGLFALVCLLLLAGRLWYLQVIRYDNLSARAEQNRITIVPIPPQRGQITDRHGQVLATNQRDYTLLVTRAQVKGKLEDLLNRLRELVYISDSDQRKFLRLYQQSGRYAPVLLRNNLSDIEASWFAVHAFEFPGVSLQARWVRSYPEHESAAHVLGFVGRISEADQQHLEETSQEGNYRGTLVMGKKGIEKTWEKALHGRTGVEELEVTATGRPVRELSRTDPIPGSNLELSLDEGLEKLAEAQFAGRRGALVAIAPHTGEVLAFVSSPSFDPNLFVDGIDVENWRKLNDSPDHPLINRPLYGTYPIGSTYKPFVALAALEMGLRGPQDLIPDPGYFELAGQKFRNAGGAAYGPTNMHKAIMVSSDTYFFSLGALMDVDALHDFSKQFGFGQITGIDLDGERRGVLPSREWKRKAYKKPAQQHWFRGETVSVTVGQGYNAFTLLQLAQATAVLANDGVYMKPHLVRRIINPVTGHFTYPVVGPQYTIPLKPAYLKVVQDAMVDVIRKGTARRAFEGATYQAAGKTGTAQVYSLRGAKYKAHAVDERLRDHALFMAYAPVDDPQIAVALIVENGGWGASVAAPIARAVFDYWLDPAQVAERRRQLRTEQESRKVVDAVTSSGTGAGTGPLQPVPDAAPAPDEEGTPEPAPLPDAETPPEDGAQEDSP
- the mreD gene encoding rod shape-determining protein MreD, which translates into the protein MALQPVDAAPFHRPSSAWLVWGSLLLVWMASLLPWRLWQPVPDVLVLVLAFWCLHEPSRVGLTTAFVLGLLMDVHDTGLLGLHALSYVLATYGVLRLQRRLEHFGILVQTLHIIPVLVVAALVPRLLGAWLNGQWVGWDWLWSALITGLLWPLADVLLLLPQRRLDGDDVGAV
- the mreC gene encoding rod shape-determining protein MreC, yielding MREPGTLRLFKRGPSVEVRLVLLLVVCLALIVTDAHWPVLGRVRQAVSMVIYPFQRVVLAPRDALEYVDSWSHAATLAREEQDALRRQQIEMAQLVTHAAQLTTENEQLRRLLNVSESISQRSVAVEVFYVPPNAFSHRLIFNKGSEAGIAPGMPVIDEGGVVGQIMRVTPFTSEAALLIDDQVSIPVQVLRNGLRLIAFGSDEVGKLEVRYLTENMDVQPGDSLVTSGIGGLFPAGLSVGKIQKVDRDPGTGFAMAIAEPLSHPERYRHFLVLRVDVSKALKPDEVAHALGDN
- a CDS encoding rod shape-determining protein — encoded protein: MFGFLRSYFSSDMAIDLGTANTLIYVRSKGIVLDEPSVVAIRHDGGPNGKKIIQAVGREAKQMLGRVPGNIEAIRPMKDGVIADFTVTEQMLKQFIRMVHPRSMLAPSPRIIVCVPCGSTQVERRAIRESALGAGASQVYLIEEPMAAAIGAGLAVSDASGSMVVDIGGGTTEVAVISLGGMVYKGSVRVGGDKFDEAIINYIRRNYGMLIGEPTAELIKKEIGSAFPGSEIREIEVKGRNLSEGVPRSFTVSSNEILESLTDPLNQIVSAVKTALEQTPPELGADITDKGIALTGGGALLHDLDRLLQEETGLPVVVAEDPLTCVVRGCGEALEHLERLGGVFIYD
- the gatC gene encoding Asp-tRNA(Asn)/Glu-tRNA(Gln) amidotransferase subunit GatC produces the protein MALTEQDITRLARLSGLRLESDDQQRAQQELTRILGLIEELQAVDTTGIEPMAHPLAAHQDIALRLRDDQADPAQSTEQRDACLTNAPAPHQGLFLVPTVIE
- the gatA gene encoding Asp-tRNA(Asn)/Glu-tRNA(Gln) amidotransferase subunit GatA; amino-acid sequence: MTQLSEFHSIQALGDALRSRRVSAVELATDALRAVRTHADPNVFLHVDDNLTLEQARSADQALAGGNAGPLTGIPIAHKDLFVTRGWRTTAASRMLADYVSPFDATVVDHLRQAGTVSLGKLSCDEFAMGSGNENSAFGPVRNPWDTDRIPGGSSGGSAAAVAAGLVLGATGTDTGGSVRQPAAYCGVSGIKPTYGTVSRYGIIAYASSLDQAGPLARSARDLVPLLDAMSGFDPQDSTSLESCDGRPNATGRIQADFDAAQAAFQAAGTQPLKGLRIGVPREFFNEGLAPAVGAAIESALRAFESLGAVRVNISLPRTRLSIPAYYVIAPAEASSNLSRYDGVRYGHRAAQYTDLFDMTSRSRSEGFGDEVRRRILVGTYVLSHGYYDAYYLQAQRVRRMIVDDFQRALAQDCDVIMGPVTPDVARRIGDNRQDPIADWLSDIYTLGVSLAGLPGMSIPCGFGGESGRLPIGLQIVGRYFDEGRLLALADRYQQVTDWHQRTPEHA
- the gatB gene encoding Asp-tRNA(Asn)/Glu-tRNA(Gln) amidotransferase subunit GatB yields the protein MDWEIVIGLETHAQLSTQSKIFSRSSTRFGAEPNTQANAVDMALPGSLPAMNRGAVERAIRFGLAIGAQVAHRSVFARKNYFYPDLPKNYQISQFELPIVIGGQLSFFVGEQEHTINLTRAHLEEDAGKSLHEHFTGPHGESSSGIDLNRAGTPLLEIVTEPEMRSAAEAVAYARTLHGLVVWLGICDGNMQEGSFRCDANVSVRPRGQVEFGTRCEIKNLNSFRFLERAIQYEVRRQIELIEDGGKVIQQTRLYDPDRDETRAMRTKEDSDDYRYFPDPDLPPLIVSPEWIEQVRAAMPELPAAKRARFESDLGLSAYDAAQLTLHRAVADYFETTAQALPAGQAKLAANWILGELSAALNRDGLEIIQSPVPPARLAALIARILDGTISTKIARDVFAAMWAGESGGDPDAIIEARGLRQISDTGAIEAMIDQVLTANPAIVEEYRAGKQKAFNSLVGQVMKAARGKANPQQVNDILLRKLG
- the pyrE gene encoding orotate phosphoribosyltransferase, which gives rise to MPGTHALAFIRFALEHGVLRFGEFKTKSGRVSPYFFNAGLFNDGACVGRLGRFYAEALVHSGLEFDMLFGPAYKGIPLATTTAVALAEHPVLAGRRIPFAFNRKEAKDHGEGGVLVGAPLAGRVVIIDDVVTAGTSVRESVGMIRAAGAQPAAVLIAMDRMERAGSEGNLSEHSAVQDLEQTYGIPVISIASLADVIGLLDGDQELIAHRDAVIAYRERYGI
- a CDS encoding class III extradiol ring-cleavage dioxygenase yields the protein MRQPVYFICHGGGPWPWMPEMTASYAVLTQALQAIPATLPQPPDAILMISAHWITRNGVQVGSHPQPGMLYDYYGFPSQTYDIHYPAPGSPQVAGRVRSLLTDHHIDIAEDPDRGFDHGAFVPAYVMYPQARIPMVQLSINAGFGPAWHHALGAALQPLRDENILIVGSGLSFHNLRLFGPAGRQPSALFDAWLHEALGGASAADRLSRLEHWAQAPAARIAHPMEDHLVPLFVASGAAGDEPANRFHHETQAAGGLTISSYRFG
- a CDS encoding exodeoxyribonuclease III; amino-acid sequence: MLRITTLNVNGIRAAFRKGLADWLKNQNSDIVCLQEIKIQDTDLTDEMRHPDGYTGHFHHAEKKGYSGVGLYLRQPADAITIGMGSPEFDAEGRILRADWPGLSVISAYLPSGSSGDERQTAKYRFLDLYETWLEGLMREHRDTGREFVICGDWNIAHHEIDLKNWKGNLKNSGFLPEERAWMTALFGQHGWVDVYRRLHPDTTGEAYTWWSNRGQAWAKNVGWRIDYHVATPGIAAQAQTATVYKDERFSDHAPLTIDYARN